Proteins encoded together in one Pantoea sp. CCBC3-3-1 window:
- a CDS encoding EAL domain-containing protein: protein MDSHLKKGRERIGALLAVAGIVPLILCVLFTFINARQVVLRQQATTAAMLLTHAETISDQAWDMIGQLRTFSGRPCNQINEELRQYAALHPYFRSLGVVQDDLITCSSAFGSLTDNVAVMIQRQPPENRKAWWMLSVNGTYAVKSRPAIIFMRETPTRFSAFALVDGQYVLDFMNAVGKSQGDAITLQFGEGFAIPSGHSVISAGNSLLSATTLTVASSRYPIVARITSSGSDIALNWRHGLFTFLPMAAVLSLLLMAVTHNWLKRRLSLRDQLRRGILHREFSVNYQPVYNVKTGAASGAEALMRWQLPDGSWVRPDLFIAAAEAENMIVPLTQLLIEMVIEDAQHWTLPPGFRLAINVAADHIQHPDFVTDIRQLAAGLAAHQPNLTLELTERSLLSDGEDVIQKLQLLRREGIHIAIDDFGTGHCSLSYLQTFPLDYLKIDRGFVNAIESIDGETPVLDAIIMLSHKLKLKIVAEGVETPVQLQYLKDRGVVFIQGYLYACPMTGSALTLWLQEEGRRPLMPDNG, encoded by the coding sequence GTGGATTCTCATCTCAAAAAGGGCCGGGAAAGGATAGGGGCATTACTGGCTGTGGCCGGGATAGTGCCATTAATCCTTTGCGTACTTTTTACCTTTATTAATGCACGACAGGTTGTGCTGCGACAGCAGGCTACTACAGCGGCCATGCTGCTGACCCACGCCGAGACTATCAGCGATCAGGCATGGGATATGATCGGTCAGCTGCGCACATTTTCCGGGCGGCCCTGTAACCAGATTAATGAAGAGCTGCGACAGTACGCTGCCCTGCACCCTTATTTCCGCTCCCTTGGTGTTGTTCAGGATGATCTCATCACCTGTTCCTCCGCATTCGGCAGTCTCACCGATAATGTTGCCGTTATGATCCAGCGACAGCCGCCTGAGAACCGTAAGGCATGGTGGATGCTCTCCGTTAACGGTACCTATGCCGTTAAAAGCCGTCCGGCAATTATTTTTATGCGCGAGACGCCCACCCGTTTCAGTGCTTTTGCGCTAGTAGACGGGCAATATGTCCTGGATTTTATGAACGCGGTGGGTAAAAGCCAGGGCGATGCGATTACGTTACAGTTTGGCGAAGGATTTGCTATTCCCAGCGGTCATTCAGTCATCAGCGCCGGGAATTCTCTGTTAAGCGCCACCACATTAACCGTGGCATCCAGTCGTTATCCGATTGTGGCCCGTATCACCTCTTCCGGTAGCGATATTGCCCTTAACTGGCGGCATGGTTTGTTCACCTTTTTGCCGATGGCGGCAGTTCTGTCGTTGCTGCTGATGGCCGTCACCCATAACTGGCTGAAGCGGAGATTATCACTTCGCGACCAGTTGCGTCGGGGCATTTTGCATCGTGAATTTTCAGTTAATTATCAGCCTGTGTATAACGTCAAAACAGGCGCTGCCAGCGGCGCTGAAGCTTTAATGCGCTGGCAACTTCCTGACGGTAGTTGGGTAAGACCAGACCTGTTTATTGCGGCAGCCGAAGCCGAAAACATGATCGTTCCCCTGACGCAGCTGCTGATTGAAATGGTTATTGAAGATGCTCAACATTGGACGCTTCCTCCGGGCTTTCGTCTGGCGATTAACGTCGCCGCCGATCATATCCAGCATCCTGATTTTGTGACAGACATTCGCCAGCTCGCCGCCGGTCTGGCCGCCCATCAGCCTAACCTTACGCTGGAGCTCACCGAGCGCAGCCTGCTTTCCGATGGGGAAGACGTCATTCAAAAACTTCAGTTGCTGCGTCGTGAGGGCATTCATATTGCCATTGATGATTTTGGTACCGGGCACTGCTCGCTCTCTTATCTGCAAACTTTCCCGCTCGACTATCTTAAGATCGACCGCGGCTTCGTTAATGCAATTGAGTCGATCGACGGCGAAACGCCGGTACTCGACGCTATCATTATGCTAAGCCATAAGCTAAAGCTGAAAATCGTGGCGGAAGGCGTCGAAACGCCGGTTCAGCTTCAGTACCTGAAGGATCGCGGTGTGGTCTTTATTCAGGGCTATCTGTACGCCTGCCCGATGACTGGCAGTGCCCTGACACTCTGGCTGCAAGAAGAAGGCCGTCGGCCGTTGATGCCGGATAATGGTTAA
- the proP gene encoding glycine betaine/L-proline transporter ProP, which translates to MKLRRKRVKPIGLKDVTIIDDARLRKAITAASLGNAMEWFDFGVYGFVAYALGQVFFPGANPSVQMIAALATFSVPFLIRPLGGLFFGALGDKYGRQKILSITIVIMSVSTFCIGLIPSHASIGIWAPILLLLCKMAQGFSVGGEYTGASIFVAEYSPDRKRGFMGSWLDFGSIVGFVTGAGLVVLISTVVGEANFLSWGWRIPFFVALPLGLIGIYLRNALEETPAFQQHVDKLEQGDREGLADGPKVSFKEIATKHWKSLLACIGLVLSTNVTYYMLLTYMPSYLSHNLHYSEDHGVMIIIAIMIGMLFVQPVMGLMSDKFGRRPFVIIGSVALLLLAIPCFMLINSNVMGLIFAGLLILAVVLNCFTGVMASSLPAMFPTHIRYSALASAFNISILVAGLTPTLAAWLVEYTANLYMPAYYLMVVAIVGLITGIMMKETANMPLRGATPAASDLNEAKELLQEHHDNIESKIDDISEQIAELEAKRKHLINQHPNINE; encoded by the coding sequence ATGAAGCTACGTAGGAAGCGTGTTAAGCCGATTGGCTTAAAAGACGTAACGATCATTGATGATGCCAGGTTACGCAAAGCCATTACTGCCGCATCGCTGGGTAATGCCATGGAGTGGTTTGACTTTGGGGTATATGGATTCGTAGCCTACGCTTTAGGCCAGGTGTTTTTCCCGGGCGCTAACCCAAGCGTGCAAATGATTGCCGCGCTGGCAACCTTCTCCGTTCCTTTCCTGATCCGACCGCTGGGTGGCCTGTTCTTTGGTGCGCTCGGTGATAAATACGGCCGTCAGAAAATCCTCTCCATAACCATTGTTATCATGTCGGTCAGTACCTTCTGTATCGGCCTGATACCCTCTCATGCCTCCATCGGCATTTGGGCGCCAATCCTGCTGCTACTTTGTAAAATGGCTCAGGGCTTCTCGGTCGGCGGTGAATATACCGGCGCATCGATTTTTGTCGCCGAATACTCGCCTGACCGCAAACGTGGCTTTATGGGCAGCTGGCTGGACTTCGGTTCAATCGTCGGTTTTGTTACCGGTGCAGGCCTGGTCGTACTGATTTCAACCGTAGTCGGCGAAGCTAATTTCCTTAGCTGGGGCTGGCGTATTCCGTTCTTCGTCGCTCTGCCGCTGGGGCTGATTGGTATCTATCTGCGTAACGCGCTGGAAGAGACCCCGGCGTTTCAGCAGCACGTTGATAAGCTGGAACAGGGCGATCGTGAAGGTCTGGCCGACGGTCCGAAAGTGTCGTTTAAAGAGATTGCCACCAAGCACTGGAAAAGCCTGCTGGCCTGCATTGGTCTGGTTTTATCCACTAACGTCACCTACTACATGCTGCTGACGTACATGCCAAGCTATCTGTCGCATAACCTTCACTACTCCGAAGATCACGGGGTAATGATTATTATCGCGATCATGATCGGCATGCTGTTTGTTCAGCCGGTAATGGGTTTGATGAGCGATAAGTTTGGTCGTCGTCCCTTCGTGATTATCGGGAGCGTTGCGCTGCTGTTGCTGGCTATCCCTTGCTTTATGCTGATCAACAGTAATGTGATGGGGCTGATTTTTGCCGGCCTGCTGATACTGGCGGTGGTTCTTAACTGCTTTACCGGCGTTATGGCTTCATCGTTACCGGCGATGTTCCCTACTCACATTCGTTACAGTGCGTTGGCAAGCGCCTTTAACATCTCGATTCTGGTAGCAGGCCTGACGCCTACACTGGCTGCCTGGCTGGTTGAATATACCGCCAACCTTTATATGCCAGCCTACTACCTGATGGTTGTCGCAATTGTCGGTCTGATCACCGGTATCATGATGAAGGAAACGGCCAATATGCCGCTGCGTGGCGCCACGCCAGCCGCTTCCGATCTGAATGAGGCTAAAGAGCTGTTGCAGGAACATCACGATAATATCGAAAGCAAAATCGATGATATCAGCGAGCAGATCGCCGAGCTGGAAGCCAAGCGTAAGCACCTGATCAATCAGCATCCCAACATCAACGAATAG
- a CDS encoding ABC transporter substrate-binding protein: protein MKKTLIVLLMLVSSVVQAKTVTDILQRKVAVPDNPQRIVVGEGRMLYTLALVEKGNPLQRVIGWPADLQHYDRQTWTRYTAAFPAIKAIPIIGSANPGQISVEKVIALQPDLVILPVYAKKPSAQDSLLMQLTEAGIPVIYIDTRVDQLHNTVPTLQLLGDVLNDQAKAQRFIAFYQQHMDFIRERLRQAKPARTRAMIQLHLGRREECCTTVGRGNLADLLAFAGGDNIAAGHFGSVFGQLSTEAVIAANPDVYLATGMSGPQQADQLQLGPQVTKAAAHQSFVQAVARETVISQLAAIRNGKATALWHNFYLSPWHLLIAEVFAKALHPQLFSDLDPTKTLDEMNREFLPLPETGTYWTSLSGKKNE from the coding sequence ATGAAAAAAACGCTGATTGTATTGCTGATGCTGGTCAGCAGCGTGGTACAGGCGAAGACCGTCACTGATATCTTGCAGCGTAAGGTGGCGGTGCCGGACAATCCGCAGCGTATTGTGGTGGGGGAAGGGCGAATGCTCTATACCCTGGCGCTGGTGGAAAAAGGCAATCCTCTGCAACGCGTCATTGGCTGGCCTGCCGATTTGCAACATTACGACAGGCAAACCTGGACGCGGTACACCGCCGCGTTTCCGGCTATCAAAGCGATTCCGATTATCGGTAGTGCGAATCCTGGGCAAATCAGTGTGGAAAAGGTTATCGCACTGCAACCTGACCTGGTGATCCTGCCGGTCTATGCTAAAAAGCCCAGTGCGCAGGACAGCTTGCTGATGCAGCTGACAGAGGCAGGGATTCCGGTGATTTACATTGATACCCGCGTTGATCAGCTGCATAACACGGTGCCTACCCTGCAACTCCTTGGTGACGTGTTAAACGACCAGGCGAAAGCACAGCGTTTTATCGCTTTTTATCAACAGCATATGGACTTTATCCGTGAGCGCTTACGGCAGGCAAAACCGGCCCGAACCCGTGCGATGATCCAGCTGCATCTGGGGCGCCGTGAGGAGTGCTGCACGACTGTTGGACGCGGTAATCTTGCCGATCTGCTGGCTTTTGCGGGTGGTGATAACATTGCGGCCGGGCATTTTGGTAGCGTATTTGGCCAGCTGAGTACGGAGGCGGTCATTGCCGCGAACCCGGATGTTTATCTGGCGACGGGGATGTCAGGTCCGCAGCAGGCTGATCAGCTACAGCTCGGCCCGCAGGTGACAAAAGCTGCTGCACACCAGAGCTTTGTGCAGGCAGTGGCACGAGAGACGGTTATCTCGCAGCTTGCCGCCATTCGTAATGGGAAAGCGACGGCGCTGTGGCACAATTTTTACCTCAGCCCGTGGCATTTGCTGATTGCTGAAGTCTTTGCCAAAGCGCTCCATCCGCAGCTGTTCAGCGATTTGGATCCGACGAAAACGCTTGATGAGATGAACCGTGAGTTTCTGCCATTGCCGGAAACGGGAACCTACTGGACATCACTGAGCGGCAAGAAAAATGAGTAA
- a CDS encoding TonB-dependent siderophore receptor produces the protein MKTPFAAPYTLFRTHGKTSLIAIFSLVSSHAAVAAESQTLTVNADQAESGSYSQDTATTASKTKTPRNETPQSVSVVTRQVVDDYQVKTVDDAMKFVSGVAQGNTLGGIEDGSVKRGFGSNSDGSIFIDGVRSNQGLSMDSTIDHVEVLKGSSSLLYGILNPGGVINLVSKKPQYEWNTHIAGSTSSVGGGSGSVDITGPLGNGFAFRLIAERQREDYWRNFGVNEHTLISPSLSWFGEKASFNISYTEYKFDVPVDRGTAFINKKPVNIPYNERLDDSANHAYGKNKRLNVNYAYNLDETWQTRFNSAWMQRRYDSNEVRATAIDTTTGIVSRRADANRGFNHQTTYLSWDIGGSPEIFGMQHDVMFGADYEQNETYKAYSYRGKVSKTFNMYDPVYGEEPPVNASTVSDAQSNLRTNLYSRSLFAKDSIHLNDKWIAVLGGRYQRYTQTASSGWSNPATTLNDRGDAFLPQMGLVYKVLPDLSLYGSYSRSFTPSTQTDDDGNVASTEKGTTYEVGAKWQMVPAVSATLALYRIDEKDMSVLINGSTRNIPKARSTGAEVEINGELAPDWNLIATYSHDKTEIVEDDVNPDNVGNRLVNAPTNMASLYLTHGMRFSWLPGELRVGGGARYVGNRAGDPENSFTMPDYTVADAFVAWDSKLVGKHTQLKVNINNLFDKEYYESSGGNLRVSEGEPRVVYVSAAVDF, from the coding sequence ATGAAAACACCCTTCGCAGCACCTTATACCCTTTTTCGCACCCATGGAAAAACCTCGTTAATCGCTATCTTCTCACTTGTCAGCAGTCACGCCGCTGTGGCTGCTGAGAGCCAGACGTTAACGGTTAACGCCGACCAGGCTGAAAGCGGCAGCTACAGCCAGGATACCGCGACCACCGCAAGTAAAACGAAAACGCCACGTAACGAAACGCCGCAGTCCGTCAGCGTGGTCACCAGGCAAGTGGTTGATGACTATCAGGTTAAAACCGTTGATGACGCCATGAAATTTGTCAGTGGCGTTGCGCAGGGCAATACGCTGGGCGGCATTGAAGATGGCTCTGTTAAGCGCGGTTTTGGCTCCAATTCCGATGGCTCAATCTTTATTGACGGCGTACGCAGTAACCAGGGTCTGTCGATGGATTCGACGATCGACCACGTGGAAGTGCTGAAAGGCTCCTCTTCGCTGCTGTATGGGATCCTCAATCCCGGCGGCGTGATCAATCTGGTGAGTAAAAAACCGCAGTATGAATGGAATACGCACATTGCAGGTAGCACCAGCAGCGTGGGTGGCGGCAGCGGCTCCGTTGATATCACCGGGCCACTGGGCAACGGTTTTGCTTTTCGTCTGATCGCCGAGCGGCAGCGTGAAGATTACTGGCGCAACTTTGGCGTCAATGAACATACGCTTATCTCGCCTTCACTGAGCTGGTTTGGTGAAAAAGCCTCGTTCAATATCAGCTATACGGAATACAAGTTCGACGTCCCGGTCGATCGCGGGACGGCCTTTATCAATAAAAAGCCGGTTAATATTCCCTATAACGAACGTCTGGACGACAGTGCTAACCACGCTTACGGCAAAAACAAGCGCCTGAACGTTAATTACGCCTATAACCTGGATGAGACATGGCAAACACGCTTCAACTCCGCGTGGATGCAGCGTCGCTACGACAGTAATGAAGTGCGGGCAACGGCCATCGATACCACGACCGGCATCGTTTCGCGCCGTGCAGATGCCAACCGTGGCTTCAATCACCAGACCACTTATCTCTCCTGGGATATTGGCGGCAGCCCGGAAATCTTTGGCATGCAGCACGACGTCATGTTTGGTGCGGATTACGAGCAGAACGAAACCTACAAAGCTTATTCTTATCGCGGCAAGGTGTCGAAGACCTTCAACATGTACGATCCGGTCTATGGTGAAGAGCCGCCGGTCAATGCCAGTACCGTCTCCGATGCCCAGAGCAATCTACGCACCAATCTCTACAGCCGTTCGCTGTTTGCCAAAGACAGTATTCACCTGAACGACAAATGGATCGCGGTACTTGGCGGCCGCTATCAGCGCTATACCCAGACGGCCAGCAGCGGCTGGTCGAACCCGGCAACCACCCTGAACGACAGAGGCGATGCTTTTCTGCCGCAGATGGGGCTGGTCTATAAAGTGCTGCCGGATCTCTCGTTATACGGTAGCTACAGCCGCTCGTTTACGCCTTCGACCCAGACGGATGATGACGGCAACGTCGCCTCTACCGAGAAAGGGACGACGTATGAAGTGGGCGCTAAATGGCAGATGGTGCCGGCAGTTTCCGCCACGCTGGCGCTCTACCGCATCGACGAAAAAGACATGTCTGTGCTGATTAACGGCAGCACGCGCAACATTCCCAAAGCGCGCTCAACGGGCGCAGAAGTGGAAATTAACGGCGAGCTGGCACCGGACTGGAATCTGATCGCGACCTACAGCCACGATAAAACGGAAATCGTTGAGGATGACGTCAATCCGGACAACGTGGGTAACCGTCTGGTTAACGCACCCACCAATATGGCCAGCCTCTATCTGACTCACGGCATGCGCTTTTCCTGGCTGCCGGGCGAACTGCGCGTAGGTGGCGGCGCTCGTTATGTGGGCAACCGTGCTGGCGATCCGGAAAACAGTTTCACCATGCCGGACTACACCGTTGCCGATGCCTTCGTTGCCTGGGACAGCAAGCTGGTAGGCAAACACACTCAGCTGAAAGTGAACATCAACAACCTGTTCGACAAAGAGTATTATGAGTCGAGCGGCGGTAATCTGCGCGTCAGCGAAGGCGAGCCGCGCGTGGTTTACGTTTCTGCCGCAGTCGATTTCTGA
- a CDS encoding autotransporter outer membrane beta-barrel domain-containing protein: protein MAMEAKYFSLNLLTLALFPLCSYAASPWSVTDGSTYQVTESYSSREKDDFPLNATGTGSTLITDPGLTFTTVDSGTFAAKLRDGSSLELNDATLTTAGGSAHGVDMENATLTINTGRFTISGANSAAIMATNSDLILNDVSAQLDGNLTQGIRLNGGSLKASDLTLSATEKTNRVISLFSVSGTLNDVNITQQAASSDNALFLDSSTLTASNITINAATTAKAAIKVGNGTGNDNTTRSSLTLEDSTINTGFVGLRAMNGDMTLTNVNVHTTLASGYALDINSQSNTILEGGSYLTEGTGAAGANLANATTTLNATNSRFTTSGSEAHAIQVQAGTATLTDSVLTTSGAEAYGAFTAASGQLTLTDSTINTSGEVGHGIVSGGNVSGENLTLTTSGAEAYGAFTATSGQLTLTDSTINTSGDAGHGIVSGGNVSGENLTLTTSGTEAYGAWAVDGGQLTLNDSTITTTGVTSFGLAARNGTLTVTDTDIETSASNGRGVYIKKTSSLDLKNSTITTSGELAHGLYADSSSAATLANISLSTAGDAAYGMVIANSTVESSNDTVSTQGEGSAGIYAAAASTVTASNLTLNTSGTDAHALIASLSTMKLTDSTVTTTGNAVGLNVLNSADNQQSTITLDNVALRSEASTGVLVKGAVLDLGLSNGTLVYGGDGVALSIQPTTSSEGAITYSQADVTADNNVTLLGDVIADSYDSTLNLSLSNSSTLNGATQNVNQLILDNTSSWLITGDSNVNNLLQNKGTAIFTGDSGFSTLTIDGDLTGSGQFVMNTQLGDDSSATDRIQVNGSASGDYVLTVNNKGGLGAATSAGILLVDVAGDAQAATFNLRNNSVVAGNYEYFLNNINDNSWYLQASYTPVDPVTPATPADTADPAIPADTAEPITPADPAETTEPDSPTIPTAPGPVTYRAETAGYLIAPYLNSAYGFATIGSWHERVGAAQKDRTAWGRVYGRHDNYQAGRFAFDVNTAFVQLGGDLLKKDLAESWHVTAGPMITLGHQTSSNKDTARSARAGLSVDVGKIETNAYGIGAYLTFWNDSGAYLDNVAQLTRYSNNFSSQTNAKMDSYATVLSMEVGKPFTLVDKLKLEPQLQAMGQYMNISQTYSSGVKLKDQNLMMAQLREGIRLVYDGANIKPYIQGDVVQMLGHTPGIDMNNETLRPDVRRGFWQASAGVSASLNPRFSVYSQVKYSHSFGPGSEGYTGNLGLKYQF, encoded by the coding sequence ATGGCGATGGAAGCAAAATATTTTTCTCTTAACTTATTAACGTTAGCGCTGTTTCCTCTTTGCAGTTATGCAGCTTCCCCCTGGTCGGTCACTGATGGATCGACGTACCAGGTTACTGAAAGCTACAGCTCCCGTGAAAAAGACGATTTTCCACTTAATGCGACAGGAACCGGCAGCACGTTAATTACGGATCCGGGACTCACCTTTACGACGGTGGATAGCGGCACCTTTGCGGCCAAACTTCGTGATGGCTCAAGCCTGGAACTGAATGATGCAACATTAACGACGGCGGGCGGCAGCGCGCACGGCGTTGATATGGAAAACGCGACCTTAACCATCAACACAGGCCGCTTTACGATCTCAGGCGCCAACAGTGCCGCGATTATGGCGACTAATAGCGATCTGATACTCAATGATGTCTCTGCACAACTGGATGGAAATTTAACACAGGGTATCAGACTGAATGGCGGTTCGCTAAAAGCCAGCGACCTGACGCTCAGCGCAACCGAAAAAACCAACAGGGTGATTTCTCTTTTTAGCGTCAGCGGCACCTTGAATGATGTGAATATAACTCAGCAGGCTGCAAGTAGTGATAACGCCCTCTTTCTGGACAGCAGTACCCTGACAGCCAGCAACATCACGATTAATGCTGCGACCACTGCTAAAGCCGCCATCAAAGTCGGAAACGGTACCGGAAACGACAACACGACGAGAAGTTCGCTGACGCTGGAAGACAGTACCATTAACACTGGTTTCGTGGGATTGCGGGCAATGAATGGTGATATGACGCTAACCAACGTCAACGTGCATACCACGCTGGCCAGCGGATACGCGCTGGATATCAATTCGCAGTCCAATACGATTCTCGAAGGCGGTAGCTACCTGACCGAGGGCACAGGAGCCGCAGGGGCAAATTTGGCCAATGCCACAACGACGCTTAACGCGACCAACAGCCGCTTCACTACTTCAGGCAGCGAGGCTCATGCGATTCAAGTACAGGCAGGTACGGCGACGTTAACCGATAGCGTGCTTACCACCTCGGGTGCTGAAGCTTATGGCGCGTTTACCGCTGCCAGCGGGCAACTGACCTTAACCGATTCAACCATCAACACCTCCGGTGAGGTCGGCCACGGTATTGTCTCCGGTGGGAATGTCTCCGGAGAAAATCTGACCCTTACCACATCGGGTGCTGAAGCTTATGGCGCGTTTACCGCTACCAGCGGGCAACTGACCTTAACCGATTCAACCATCAACACCTCCGGTGATGCCGGCCACGGTATTGTCTCCGGTGGGAATGTCTCCGGAGAAAATCTGACCCTTACCACATCGGGGACTGAAGCTTATGGCGCGTGGGCCGTAGATGGCGGGCAGCTGACCCTGAATGATTCCACTATTACCACAACCGGTGTTACCAGCTTTGGCCTGGCAGCCCGTAACGGCACCTTAACCGTGACGGATACCGATATAGAAACCTCAGCCAGTAACGGACGCGGGGTCTACATCAAGAAAACCAGCAGCCTGGATCTGAAAAATTCAACCATTACGACTTCTGGCGAGCTGGCGCACGGTCTCTATGCGGATAGCAGCAGCGCTGCCACCCTGGCAAATATCTCTCTCTCCACCGCTGGCGATGCCGCTTATGGCATGGTCATTGCGAACAGTACCGTGGAGAGCAGTAATGATACGGTTTCCACCCAGGGCGAAGGCAGCGCGGGGATTTACGCGGCGGCTGCCTCAACGGTCACTGCCAGTAATTTGACGCTGAATACCAGTGGAACGGATGCCCATGCACTCATTGCTTCGCTTTCCACCATGAAACTCACTGACAGCACGGTGACAACAACCGGTAACGCGGTGGGTCTGAATGTGCTTAATAGCGCGGACAACCAGCAAAGTACAATCACGCTGGATAATGTCGCGTTACGCAGCGAAGCGTCAACCGGCGTCTTAGTTAAGGGCGCGGTGCTTGACCTTGGACTTAGCAACGGCACCCTGGTATATGGCGGCGATGGCGTGGCATTAAGCATTCAGCCGACAACGTCGTCGGAAGGGGCGATCACTTACTCACAAGCTGACGTTACAGCGGATAACAATGTGACTTTACTGGGCGATGTGATTGCGGACAGCTACGACAGCACGCTTAATCTGTCGCTCTCCAACAGTTCAACGTTAAACGGTGCGACGCAGAACGTTAATCAGCTAATCCTCGACAATACCAGCAGCTGGCTGATCACCGGTGATTCAAACGTAAATAACCTGTTGCAGAACAAAGGCACCGCTATTTTTACCGGCGATTCTGGCTTCAGTACGCTAACCATCGATGGCGATCTGACCGGCTCGGGTCAGTTTGTAATGAATACGCAGCTTGGTGACGACAGTTCTGCCACCGACCGAATTCAGGTTAACGGCAGCGCGTCCGGGGATTACGTGCTGACGGTGAATAACAAAGGCGGACTTGGAGCGGCGACCAGCGCCGGGATTTTATTAGTCGACGTGGCTGGCGATGCGCAGGCGGCCACCTTTAACCTGCGCAATAACAGCGTTGTAGCAGGAAACTATGAGTATTTCCTCAACAATATCAACGATAACAGCTGGTATTTGCAGGCGAGCTATACGCCTGTCGATCCCGTAACGCCTGCTACCCCCGCGGATACTGCTGACCCGGCCATCCCGGCCGACACCGCTGAGCCGATTACTCCAGCCGATCCGGCGGAGACTACCGAACCCGACTCCCCGACAATCCCGACAGCGCCCGGACCAGTAACCTACAGGGCTGAAACGGCAGGCTACCTGATTGCGCCTTATCTCAATTCAGCCTACGGTTTTGCCACAATCGGCAGCTGGCATGAGCGGGTTGGGGCGGCACAGAAAGATCGCACGGCGTGGGGAAGGGTGTATGGCCGCCATGATAATTACCAGGCGGGGCGTTTTGCTTTTGATGTGAACACCGCGTTTGTTCAGCTGGGTGGCGATCTTCTGAAGAAGGATTTGGCAGAAAGCTGGCATGTGACGGCCGGTCCGATGATCACCCTTGGACACCAGACCAGCAGCAATAAGGACACGGCCCGTAGCGCGCGAGCAGGGCTGTCTGTGGACGTAGGAAAAATCGAGACCAACGCTTACGGCATCGGCGCCTATCTGACTTTCTGGAACGATAGCGGCGCGTATCTCGACAATGTTGCGCAGCTCACCCGCTACAGCAACAACTTCTCCAGCCAAACCAATGCCAAAATGGACAGCTACGCAACCGTGTTGTCGATGGAAGTGGGCAAGCCTTTTACGCTGGTGGATAAACTGAAGCTGGAACCTCAGCTTCAGGCAATGGGGCAGTATATGAACATCAGTCAAACCTACTCCAGCGGCGTTAAGCTGAAGGATCAAAACCTGATGATGGCGCAGCTACGTGAGGGAATAAGGCTGGTTTACGACGGGGCGAACATCAAGCCCTACATCCAGGGCGATGTGGTACAGATGCTGGGGCATACGCCAGGCATTGATATGAATAATGAAACGCTCAGGCCTGACGTCCGTCGGGGGTTTTGGCAGGCAAGCGCGGGCGTCAGCGCCAGTCTTAATCCCCGTTTCAGCGTCTATAGCCAGGTTAAATATTCCCACAGCTTCGGGCCGGGGAGCGAAGGTTATACCGGAAACCTGGGCCTCAAATATCAGTTCTAA
- a CDS encoding TerC family protein, which translates to MDYLDFAVILLQIVLIDLLLGGDNAVVIAMACRKLPPERQKKAIVLGTAGAVIARIVLLVIAVYLLSVPWLKIVGALLLLWIGCKLVASEEDDADIASDNRLWKTVLTITMADVVMSLDNVLAVAAAGKGNLWLVSFGVIISIPIIMMGSKLVLALLGRFPFIVMVGGALIGWIAGSMLVTDPAILRYTAAVHSLHIIAGTVGAMLVVLYGLAKNALARR; encoded by the coding sequence ATGGATTATCTGGATTTCGCCGTTATTCTGCTGCAAATCGTATTGATTGATCTGCTTTTGGGAGGCGATAACGCCGTCGTTATCGCCATGGCCTGCCGCAAATTACCGCCTGAGCGGCAGAAAAAAGCTATCGTGCTCGGGACGGCAGGCGCGGTCATTGCACGCATCGTTTTGTTAGTGATTGCCGTTTATCTGCTCTCGGTACCCTGGCTGAAAATTGTCGGTGCGCTGTTGCTGTTGTGGATTGGCTGCAAGCTGGTGGCCAGCGAAGAAGACGATGCCGACATCGCCAGCGATAACCGACTTTGGAAAACCGTGCTGACGATCACTATGGCCGACGTAGTGATGTCCCTGGATAACGTGCTGGCGGTGGCCGCTGCCGGTAAAGGTAATCTCTGGCTGGTATCGTTTGGCGTGATTATCAGCATTCCGATTATTATGATGGGCAGCAAACTGGTGCTGGCGCTGCTGGGTCGCTTTCCCTTTATTGTTATGGTGGGTGGCGCGCTTATTGGCTGGATTGCCGGAAGTATGCTGGTCACCGATCCGGCGATTTTAAGGTACACCGCCGCTGTTCACTCTCTGCATATCATTGCCGGGACCGTTGGCGCGATGCTGGTCGTTCTGTATGGCCTGGCGAAAAATGCGCTCGCCCGACGATAG